Proteins from one Bos taurus isolate L1 Dominette 01449 registration number 42190680 breed Hereford chromosome 7, ARS-UCD2.0, whole genome shotgun sequence genomic window:
- the PLPPR2 gene encoding phospholipid phosphatase-related protein type 2 isoform X3 has translation MAGGRPQLKRSFSIIPCFVFVESVLLGIVVLLAYRLEFTDTFPVHTQGFFCYDSTYAKPYPGPEATSRAPPALIYALVTAGPTLTILLGELARAFFPAPPSAVPIIGESTIVSGACCRFSPPLRRLVRFLGVYSFGLFTTTIFANAGQVVTGNPTPHFLSVCRPNYTALGCPPPSPDRPGPDRFVTDQGACAGSPSLVAAARRAFPCKDAALCAYAVTYTAMYVTLVFRVKGSRLVKPSLCLALLCPAFLVGVVRVAEYRNHWSDVLAGFLTGAAIATFLVTCVVHNFQSRPPSGRRLSPWEDLSQAPTMDSPLEKNPRAAGRIRHRHGSPHPSRRTAPAVAT, from the exons ATGGCGGGAGGGAGACCTCAGCTGAAGAGGAGTTTTTCCATCATCCCCTGCTTTGTCTTCGTGGAG TCGGTACTGCTGGGCATCGTGGTCCTGCTTGCCTACCGCCTGGAGTTCACAGACACATTCCCTGTGCACACCCAGGGCTTCTTCTGCTATGATAGTACCTATGCCAAGCCCTACCCAGGGCCTGAGGCTACCAGCAGAGCACCCCCAGCCCTCATCTACGCCCTGGTCACCGCTGGGCCCACCCTCACG ATCCTGCTTGGGGAGCTGGCGCGTGCCTTTTTCCCTGCACCGCCCTCAGCCGTCCCCATCATTGGGGAGAGCACCATCGTGTCCGGGGCCTGCTGCCGCTTCAGCCCCCCGCTGCGGAGGCTGGTCCGCTTCCTGG GGGTCTACTCTTTTGGCCTCTTCACCACGACCATCTTCGCTAACGCGGGGCAGGTGGTGACCGGTAATCCCACGCCTCATTTCCTGTCCGTGTGCCGCCCCAACTACACGGCCCTGGGCTGCCCGCCACCCTCACCGGACCGGCCAGGGCCCGACCGTTTCGTCACTGACCAGGGTGCCTGCGCCGGCAGTCCCAGCCTGGTGGCTGCTGCGCGCCGCGCCTTCCCCTGCAAGGACGCTGCCCTTTGCGCCTATGCCGTCACCTACACAGCG ATGTACGTGACACTCGTGTTCCGCGTGAAGGGCTCTCGCCTGGTCAAACCCTCACTCTGCCTGGCCCTGCTGTGCCCTGCTTTCCTGGTGGGCGTGGTCCGCGTGGCGGAGTACCGCAACCACTGGTCGGACGTGCTGGCTGGCTTCCTGACAGGGGCAGCGATTGCCACCTTTCTG GTCACCTGTGTCGTGCACAACTTCCAGAGCCGGCCACCCTCTGGCCGAAGGCTCTCCCCTTGGGAGGACCTGAGCCAAGCCCCCACCATGGACAGCCCCCTCGAAAA GAACCCGAGGGCTGCAGGTCGCATTCGACACCGGCACGGCTCACCCCATCCA AGCCGCAGAACTGCGCCCGCCGTGGCCACCTGA
- the PLPPR2 gene encoding phospholipid phosphatase-related protein type 2 (The RefSeq protein has 2 substitutions compared to this genomic sequence), translating into MAGGRPQLKRSFSIIPCFVFVEILLGELARAFFPAPPSAVPIIGESTIVSGACCRFSPPLRRLVRFLGVYSFGLFTTTIFANAGQVVTGNPTPHFLSVCRPNYTALGCPPPSPDRPGPDRFVNDQGACAGSPSLVAAARRAFPCKDAALCAYAVTYTAMYVTLVFRVKGSRLVKPSLCLALLCPAFLVGVVRVAEYRNHWSDVLAGFLTGAAIATFLVTCVVHNFQSRPPSGRRLSPWEDLSQAPTMDSPLEKLSVAQEPEGCRSHSTPARLTPSKPQNCARRGHLIPNCVSSRAPAMCSSPRVPRPRLRSEPTPLPLPLPLPAPAPSQGPSPSSPGPGGPGGGGSRGRKLLLPTPLLRDLYTLSGLYPSPFHRDNFSPYLFASRDHLL; encoded by the exons ATGGCGGGAGGGAGACCTCAGCTGAAGAGGAGTTTTTCCATCATCCCCTGCTTTGTCTTCGTGGAG ATCCTGCTTGGGGAGCTGGCGCGTGCCTTTTTCCCTGCACCGCCCTCAGCCGTCCCCATCATTGGGGAGAGCACCATCGTGTCCGGGGCCTGCTGCCGCTTCAGCCCCCCGCTGCGGAGGCTGGTCCGCTTCCTGG GGGTCTACTCTTTTGGCCTCTTCACCACGACCATCTTCGCTAACGCGGGGCAGGTGGTGACCGGTAATCCCACGCCTCATTTCCTGTCCGTGTGCCGCCCCAACTACACGGCCCTGGGCTGCCCGCCACCCTCACCGGACCGGCCAGGGCCCGACCGTTTCGTCACTGACCAGGGTGCCTGCGCCGGCAGTCCCAGCCTGGTGGCTGCTGCGCGCCGCGCCTTCCCCTGCAAGGACGCTGCCCTTTGCGCCTATGCCGTCACCTACACAGCG ATGTACGTGACACTCGTGTTCCGCGTGAAGGGCTCTCGCCTGGTCAAACCCTCACTCTGCCTGGCCCTGCTGTGCCCTGCTTTCCTGGTGGGCGTGGTCCGCGTGGCGGAGTACCGCAACCACTGGTCGGACGTGCTGGCTGGCTTCCTGACAGGGGCAGCGATTGCCACCTTTCTG GTCACCTGTGTCGTGCACAACTTCCAGAGCCGGCCACCCTCTGGCCGAAGGCTCTCCCCTTGGGAGGACCTGAGCCAAGCCCCCACCATGGACAGCCCCCTCGAAAAGTTAAGTGTGGCCCAG GAACCCGAGGGCTGCAGGTCGCATTCGACACCGGCACGGCTCACCCCATCCA AGCCGCAGAACTGCGCCCGCCGTGGCCACCTGATCCCCAACTGCGTGTCCTCCAGGGCTCCAGCCATGTGTTCATCGCCCCGTGTGCCCCGCCCTCGATTGAGGTCTGAGCCGACGCCCCTGcctctccctctgcccctgcCGGCACCAGCCCCCAGCCAGGGCCCCTCACCCTCTTCGCCTGGGCCTGGGGGGCCGGGCGGGGGTGGTGGCCGTGGCCGGAAGCTGCTGCTGCCCACACCCCTGCTGCGGGACCTATACACCCTTAGCGGACTCTATCCCTCCCCCTTCCACCGGGACAATTTCAGCCCTTACCTGTTTGCCAGCCGTGACCACCTGCTGTGA
- the PLPPR2 gene encoding phospholipid phosphatase-related protein type 2 isoform X2, which produces MAGGRPQLKRSFSIIPCFVFVEILLGELARAFFPAPPSAVPIIGESTIVSGACCRFSPPLRRLVRFLGVYSFGLFTTTIFANAGQVVTGNPTPHFLSVCRPNYTALGCPPPSPDRPGPDRFVTDQGACAGSPSLVAAARRAFPCKDAALCAYAVTYTAMYVTLVFRVKGSRLVKPSLCLALLCPAFLVGVVRVAEYRNHWSDVLAGFLTGAAIATFLVTCVVHNFQSRPPSGRRLSPWEDLSQAPTMDSPLEKLSVAQEPEGCRSHSTPARLTPSKPQNCARRGHLIPNCVSSRAPAMCSSPRVPRPRLRSEPTPLPLPLPLPAPAPSQGPSPSSPGPGGPGGGGGRGRKLLLPTPLLRDLYTLSGLYPSPFHRDNFSPYLFASRDHLL; this is translated from the exons ATGGCGGGAGGGAGACCTCAGCTGAAGAGGAGTTTTTCCATCATCCCCTGCTTTGTCTTCGTGGAG ATCCTGCTTGGGGAGCTGGCGCGTGCCTTTTTCCCTGCACCGCCCTCAGCCGTCCCCATCATTGGGGAGAGCACCATCGTGTCCGGGGCCTGCTGCCGCTTCAGCCCCCCGCTGCGGAGGCTGGTCCGCTTCCTGG GGGTCTACTCTTTTGGCCTCTTCACCACGACCATCTTCGCTAACGCGGGGCAGGTGGTGACCGGTAATCCCACGCCTCATTTCCTGTCCGTGTGCCGCCCCAACTACACGGCCCTGGGCTGCCCGCCACCCTCACCGGACCGGCCAGGGCCCGACCGTTTCGTCACTGACCAGGGTGCCTGCGCCGGCAGTCCCAGCCTGGTGGCTGCTGCGCGCCGCGCCTTCCCCTGCAAGGACGCTGCCCTTTGCGCCTATGCCGTCACCTACACAGCG ATGTACGTGACACTCGTGTTCCGCGTGAAGGGCTCTCGCCTGGTCAAACCCTCACTCTGCCTGGCCCTGCTGTGCCCTGCTTTCCTGGTGGGCGTGGTCCGCGTGGCGGAGTACCGCAACCACTGGTCGGACGTGCTGGCTGGCTTCCTGACAGGGGCAGCGATTGCCACCTTTCTG GTCACCTGTGTCGTGCACAACTTCCAGAGCCGGCCACCCTCTGGCCGAAGGCTCTCCCCTTGGGAGGACCTGAGCCAAGCCCCCACCATGGACAGCCCCCTCGAAAAGTTAAGTGTGGCCCAG GAACCCGAGGGCTGCAGGTCGCATTCGACACCGGCACGGCTCACCCCATCCA AGCCGCAGAACTGCGCCCGCCGTGGCCACCTGATCCCCAACTGCGTGTCCTCCAGGGCTCCAGCCATGTGTTCATCGCCCCGTGTGCCCCGCCCTCGATTGAGGTCTGAGCCGACGCCCCTGcctctccctctgcccctgcCGGCACCAGCCCCCAGCCAGGGCCCCTCACCCTCTTCGCCTGGGCCTGGGGGGCCGGGCGGGGGTGGTGGCCGTGGCCGGAAGCTGCTGCTGCCCACACCCCTGCTGCGGGACCTATACACCCTTAGCGGACTCTATCCCTCCCCCTTCCACCGGGACAATTTCAGCCCTTACCTGTTTGCCAGCCGTGACCACCTGCTGTGA
- the PLPPR2 gene encoding phospholipid phosphatase-related protein type 2 isoform X1, translated as MAGGRPQLKRSFSIIPCFVFVESVLLGIVVLLAYRLEFTDTFPVHTQGFFCYDSTYAKPYPGPEATSRAPPALIYALVTAGPTLTILLGELARAFFPAPPSAVPIIGESTIVSGACCRFSPPLRRLVRFLGVYSFGLFTTTIFANAGQVVTGNPTPHFLSVCRPNYTALGCPPPSPDRPGPDRFVTDQGACAGSPSLVAAARRAFPCKDAALCAYAVTYTAMYVTLVFRVKGSRLVKPSLCLALLCPAFLVGVVRVAEYRNHWSDVLAGFLTGAAIATFLVTCVVHNFQSRPPSGRRLSPWEDLSQAPTMDSPLEKLSVAQEPEGCRSHSTPARLTPSKPQNCARRGHLIPNCVSSRAPAMCSSPRVPRPRLRSEPTPLPLPLPLPAPAPSQGPSPSSPGPGGPGGGGGRGRKLLLPTPLLRDLYTLSGLYPSPFHRDNFSPYLFASRDHLL; from the exons ATGGCGGGAGGGAGACCTCAGCTGAAGAGGAGTTTTTCCATCATCCCCTGCTTTGTCTTCGTGGAG TCGGTACTGCTGGGCATCGTGGTCCTGCTTGCCTACCGCCTGGAGTTCACAGACACATTCCCTGTGCACACCCAGGGCTTCTTCTGCTATGATAGTACCTATGCCAAGCCCTACCCAGGGCCTGAGGCTACCAGCAGAGCACCCCCAGCCCTCATCTACGCCCTGGTCACCGCTGGGCCCACCCTCACG ATCCTGCTTGGGGAGCTGGCGCGTGCCTTTTTCCCTGCACCGCCCTCAGCCGTCCCCATCATTGGGGAGAGCACCATCGTGTCCGGGGCCTGCTGCCGCTTCAGCCCCCCGCTGCGGAGGCTGGTCCGCTTCCTGG GGGTCTACTCTTTTGGCCTCTTCACCACGACCATCTTCGCTAACGCGGGGCAGGTGGTGACCGGTAATCCCACGCCTCATTTCCTGTCCGTGTGCCGCCCCAACTACACGGCCCTGGGCTGCCCGCCACCCTCACCGGACCGGCCAGGGCCCGACCGTTTCGTCACTGACCAGGGTGCCTGCGCCGGCAGTCCCAGCCTGGTGGCTGCTGCGCGCCGCGCCTTCCCCTGCAAGGACGCTGCCCTTTGCGCCTATGCCGTCACCTACACAGCG ATGTACGTGACACTCGTGTTCCGCGTGAAGGGCTCTCGCCTGGTCAAACCCTCACTCTGCCTGGCCCTGCTGTGCCCTGCTTTCCTGGTGGGCGTGGTCCGCGTGGCGGAGTACCGCAACCACTGGTCGGACGTGCTGGCTGGCTTCCTGACAGGGGCAGCGATTGCCACCTTTCTG GTCACCTGTGTCGTGCACAACTTCCAGAGCCGGCCACCCTCTGGCCGAAGGCTCTCCCCTTGGGAGGACCTGAGCCAAGCCCCCACCATGGACAGCCCCCTCGAAAAGTTAAGTGTGGCCCAG GAACCCGAGGGCTGCAGGTCGCATTCGACACCGGCACGGCTCACCCCATCCA AGCCGCAGAACTGCGCCCGCCGTGGCCACCTGATCCCCAACTGCGTGTCCTCCAGGGCTCCAGCCATGTGTTCATCGCCCCGTGTGCCCCGCCCTCGATTGAGGTCTGAGCCGACGCCCCTGcctctccctctgcccctgcCGGCACCAGCCCCCAGCCAGGGCCCCTCACCCTCTTCGCCTGGGCCTGGGGGGCCGGGCGGGGGTGGTGGCCGTGGCCGGAAGCTGCTGCTGCCCACACCCCTGCTGCGGGACCTATACACCCTTAGCGGACTCTATCCCTCCCCCTTCCACCGGGACAATTTCAGCCCTTACCTGTTTGCCAGCCGTGACCACCTGCTGTGA